In a single window of the Anolis carolinensis isolate JA03-04 unplaced genomic scaffold, rAnoCar3.1.pri scaffold_75, whole genome shotgun sequence genome:
- the LOC134295084 gene encoding DNA polymerase epsilon subunit 4-like: MAAAVPEVNVAAASAVSAAVPNEEPEAPPTATVTSRPSRLPLSRVKALVKADPDVSLASQEAVFILARATELFVETMAKDAFTFAQQGKRKTLQRKDLDNAIEAADEFAFLEGTLD, from the exons ATGGCGGCGGCGGTTCCTGAGGTAAATGTCGCGGCGGCGTCGGCGGTGTCGGCGGCGGTTCCGAACGAAGAACCGGAGGCGCCGCCCACTGCTACCGTGACGAGCCGCCCGTCCCGCTTGCCTTTATCCCGGGTGAAGGCGCTGGTCAAAGCCGACCCGGACGTCAGCCTCGCCAGCCAAGAAGCCGTCTTCATCCTGGCCCGCGCCACG gAGCTGTTTGTGGAGACCATGGCCAAGGACGCCTTCACTTTTGCCCAgcaaggaaaaaggaagaccCTCCAGAGGAAAGACCTGG ACAACGCCATCGAAGCCGCCGACGAATTTGCCTTCCTGGAAG GGACATTGGACTGA